A genomic segment from Balneola sp. encodes:
- a CDS encoding PspA/IM30 family protein → MFKRFIRAIRSLFGGVISSMENPKLILEQNIRELNDQIPQMNENIATVKANLIMLQKEVKRNENQITELTSKIKSAIKANRDDIAEGYALQLEKAKETIIHSKEQLAFAERAYEKALKVKKVFMREKDRKIQEAKEALRASERAEWQSKIADTLEQFEVGGLDQTHDEMINRLNEETAKNEARMEIALDSIDTQTMEIEANAEKIRAHELVEQFKLEMGETSGSISIDEEPVKEETPTKSVGNKEKS, encoded by the coding sequence ATGTTTAAACGATTTATTCGCGCTATCAGATCATTATTCGGTGGAGTTATAAGCTCAATGGAAAATCCAAAACTTATCCTTGAGCAAAACATCAGAGAATTAAACGACCAGATTCCTCAAATGAATGAGAACATCGCCACTGTAAAAGCGAATCTCATTATGCTTCAAAAAGAAGTAAAGCGTAACGAAAATCAAATCACTGAGCTTACCTCAAAAATTAAATCAGCGATTAAAGCAAACAGAGATGATATAGCTGAGGGATATGCGCTTCAGTTAGAGAAAGCGAAGGAAACGATCATTCACTCTAAAGAACAGTTGGCTTTTGCTGAGCGTGCTTATGAAAAAGCATTGAAAGTGAAAAAAGTATTCATGCGTGAAAAGGATCGTAAGATTCAGGAAGCAAAAGAAGCATTGCGAGCCAGCGAAAGAGCCGAATGGCAATCCAAGATTGCAGATACCTTAGAGCAATTTGAAGTGGGTGGACTTGATCAAACCCATGACGAAATGATTAACCGTCTGAATGAAGAGACGGCTAAGAATGAAGCTCGAATGGAGATAGCTTTAGACAGCATTGATACTCAAACTATGGAAATCGAGGCTAATGCTGAAAAAATTAGAGCTCATGAATTGGTAGAACAATTTAAATTGGAAATGGGCGAAACTTCAGGTTCAATTTCTATTGACGAAGAACCGGTAAAAGAAGAAACGCCAACCAAGTCGGTAGGCAACAAGGAAAAGAGCTAA
- a CDS encoding enoyl-CoA hydratase: MSLSFETLILDIDESGIATLSINRPKQLNALNNQVFEDLDAAIDEVISNDAIKAVIITGAGDKAFVAGADIKEFADFNSEQAVTLSSRGHRVFQKLEDVTKPVVAAIQGYALGGGFELALACHLRVASQTTVVGLPEVSLGLIPGYGGTQRLPQLVGKAKALELIMSGRFVKAEEALQLGIVNQIAEDDVLEAAKKMLQGIIRQAPIAIKNAILATKEAGKASGFGSEAKLFGELFSTADFKEGTSAFIEKRKPNFSGK, from the coding sequence ATGAGCCTATCTTTTGAAACGCTCATCCTGGATATTGATGAATCCGGGATAGCCACATTAAGCATAAACCGTCCAAAGCAGCTTAACGCATTAAATAACCAGGTTTTTGAAGACCTTGATGCTGCTATCGATGAAGTCATCTCAAATGATGCTATCAAAGCGGTCATAATTACCGGTGCTGGCGACAAGGCTTTTGTAGCGGGAGCGGATATAAAAGAATTTGCAGATTTCAACTCAGAACAGGCAGTTACCCTTTCCAGTAGAGGGCACAGAGTTTTTCAGAAATTAGAAGATGTGACTAAACCTGTAGTTGCCGCCATTCAGGGTTACGCATTAGGAGGGGGATTTGAATTAGCATTAGCTTGTCATCTCAGAGTTGCTTCGCAAACAACGGTTGTGGGACTACCCGAAGTAAGCCTGGGCTTAATACCAGGATATGGAGGAACTCAGCGGCTCCCTCAGTTAGTAGGTAAGGCAAAAGCTCTTGAATTGATCATGTCAGGTCGGTTTGTAAAAGCTGAGGAAGCACTTCAATTAGGTATTGTAAACCAAATAGCTGAAGATGATGTGCTTGAAGCTGCAAAAAAAATGCTGCAAGGGATTATCAGACAAGCTCCTATAGCTATAAAAAATGCTATATTGGCAACTAAAGAAGCAGGCAAGGCTTCGGGGTTCGGCTCCGAAGCAAAACTTTTTGGAGAATTGTTCTCCACTGCTGATTTTAAAGAGGGAACTTCGGCTTTTATTGAAAAGCGAAAACCGAATTTCTCCGGTAAATAG
- a CDS encoding HlyC/CorC family transporter, whose amino-acid sequence MEWLLIIATIFLSGFFSGSEIAFVSANKLKLEVASRKNNFVASSLSFFKENPETFLTTTLVGNNIINVLYATLMAIFLISPINMYSEAWFNHTPSDFEVLLVQTIIASVLIMLFGEILPKAVFRAQADFMVSLIAIPLRIFYFLLRPLIVLANGSSNILIKWLVPDAQQTSSLYRRQDVELIFKELRESGGSEDIDQDDSEILHNVLELSTKRVKDSMIPRIEIEAVDKKTDLDEVLELFIKSGHSKLPVYQDSIDDVIGVVFAYDLFNSPNTLNEIIRPVKLVPSSKKSKDLLTEFRQTKMSVAIVLDEYGGTAGMVTIEDLLEEVVGDIQDEHDVDDDIMKRLSPNTYVISGNVEIEELKDRFPEIDLPLEPSEYDTVAGFIINTLGRIPTVNEEVLIGDKKFIISKATQSRIETVKLILIE is encoded by the coding sequence ATGGAGTGGCTCCTTATCATCGCGACTATTTTTTTAAGCGGATTCTTTTCCGGGTCAGAGATTGCGTTTGTCTCAGCCAATAAACTCAAGCTTGAGGTAGCCTCCCGAAAAAATAATTTTGTAGCCAGCTCCCTAAGTTTCTTCAAAGAAAACCCGGAAACTTTTCTAACCACAACACTGGTAGGTAATAATATCATCAATGTATTATATGCTACATTGATGGCAATATTTCTTATCAGTCCTATAAATATGTACTCGGAGGCGTGGTTTAACCATACGCCTAGCGATTTTGAGGTTTTACTTGTTCAGACCATTATCGCATCGGTGCTGATAATGCTTTTTGGGGAAATTCTTCCTAAAGCAGTTTTTCGGGCTCAGGCGGATTTTATGGTGAGTTTAATCGCAATACCACTTCGTATTTTTTACTTCTTGCTTCGCCCGTTGATTGTACTTGCCAATGGCTCTTCCAATATTCTTATTAAGTGGCTGGTACCAGATGCTCAGCAAACCTCATCTTTGTATCGTCGCCAGGATGTGGAGCTGATTTTTAAAGAGCTTCGCGAGAGTGGGGGGAGTGAGGATATTGACCAGGATGATTCCGAGATCCTGCATAATGTTCTGGAGTTATCTACCAAAAGGGTTAAAGACTCGATGATCCCCCGTATCGAAATAGAAGCTGTGGATAAGAAAACAGATCTGGACGAAGTACTGGAACTATTTATTAAGTCAGGGCACTCGAAGCTACCCGTTTACCAGGATTCAATTGATGATGTAATAGGGGTAGTATTTGCCTACGATTTATTTAATAGCCCGAATACACTTAATGAGATTATTCGCCCGGTGAAGCTGGTTCCGTCTAGTAAAAAGTCCAAGGATCTGTTAACCGAGTTCAGGCAAACTAAGATGTCGGTAGCTATTGTGTTAGACGAATATGGTGGAACAGCAGGAATGGTTACCATTGAGGACTTACTGGAAGAAGTGGTAGGAGATATCCAGGATGAACATGATGTTGATGATGACATTATGAAAAGGCTATCCCCTAATACCTATGTAATAAGCGGGAACGTAGAAATTGAAGAGCTAAAAGATCGATTCCCGGAAATTGACCTGCCATTGGAACCTTCTGAATATGATACCGTAGCGGGCTTCATTATAAATACTTTGGGGCGCATTCCGACGGTGAATGAGGAGGTACTTATCGGGGACAAAAAATTCATCATTAGTAAAGCCACTCAAAGTAGAATTGAAACGGTAAAGCTTATTTTAATTGAGTAG
- a CDS encoding ATP-binding protein: MFDNYPAWSQDFARKYLSRTINTFLLHGNVHDLVPLRTEDGTEFNRLKTFLSDEFFGARDYVIFYDRASGIYFRDKESQADFNQAIAGRDSLVGTDYANKMPKDPVRVFSLLEQYFRLRLDQKKSVALIIDYAETIIPMSDASSTGNEDRTSLVYLSRWAHDPMFLASDFTTVLITENLADLNKTLIQNPYTTEIKINIPGEQDRLEFVKFETRNDDFKKISDVSPEIVAQQTAGLNYVNVRSVLSNARENKEKITFEGLSENKKELIEAEAYGLLEFVETPYSLDNVAGHTHVKAHLRKAVKALKEGRQDVMPMGYLVCGPVGTGKTFLVTCFATEVGVPMVKLKNFRSQWQGVTEGNLEKILSILKAMAPVAVMIDEADAYLGDRNSSGDSGVSSRVFSQIATFMSDTSNRGRIIWFLMTARPDLMPIDLKRQGRAEEHLALFPPYTNEERVELFTAMKKKTGLKMTEEYIPALIEEGFKTFSGADMEAALTRAKFRAAAEGRKKVTPGILDEALADFIPPTYPEEVELQTLNAVIECTSKELLPERYREMDRNEILIKIEELKFRVG; the protein is encoded by the coding sequence ATGTTCGACAACTACCCAGCCTGGTCTCAGGATTTTGCGAGAAAGTATTTAAGTAGAACCATTAACACGTTTCTGCTTCATGGTAACGTGCATGATTTAGTCCCACTAAGAACAGAAGATGGGACGGAATTCAACAGGTTAAAAACTTTTCTATCTGATGAATTTTTTGGAGCTCGGGACTACGTGATCTTTTATGATCGGGCATCAGGTATTTATTTCCGGGACAAAGAATCCCAGGCCGATTTTAACCAGGCTATAGCTGGAAGAGATAGTTTGGTTGGTACAGATTATGCCAACAAGATGCCTAAGGATCCAGTAAGGGTATTTTCTTTATTGGAACAATATTTCCGGCTTCGTCTGGATCAAAAGAAAAGCGTAGCACTTATCATCGATTATGCTGAAACAATCATCCCGATGAGTGATGCCAGTTCTACTGGAAATGAGGATCGTACTTCCCTGGTTTATCTGTCGAGATGGGCACATGATCCGATGTTTCTTGCCTCCGATTTTACTACCGTATTAATTACTGAGAACCTTGCTGATCTCAACAAGACATTGATACAGAATCCATACACTACCGAAATCAAGATCAATATCCCGGGAGAGCAGGATCGCCTTGAGTTTGTAAAGTTTGAAACGCGGAATGATGATTTCAAGAAGATTTCGGATGTTTCGCCGGAAATAGTGGCACAACAAACAGCAGGCCTAAACTATGTGAATGTTCGAAGTGTACTTTCGAATGCCCGAGAGAATAAAGAGAAGATCACCTTTGAAGGACTGTCTGAGAATAAAAAAGAATTGATTGAAGCAGAAGCCTATGGCCTGCTTGAGTTCGTAGAAACTCCATACTCTCTGGATAATGTTGCCGGGCATACTCATGTAAAAGCACATCTTAGAAAAGCAGTTAAAGCTCTTAAAGAAGGTCGCCAGGACGTGATGCCTATGGGTTACCTGGTTTGTGGTCCGGTAGGAACCGGAAAAACCTTTTTGGTTACCTGTTTTGCTACTGAGGTTGGAGTGCCCATGGTTAAACTGAAGAATTTCAGAAGCCAGTGGCAGGGGGTTACAGAAGGTAACCTTGAGAAAATTCTTTCTATCCTAAAAGCTATGGCGCCAGTAGCCGTAATGATTGATGAGGCTGATGCATACCTGGGAGACCGGAATTCCAGTGGAGATAGTGGGGTTTCCAGCCGGGTATTTTCTCAAATTGCCACCTTTATGAGTGATACCAGCAATCGTGGTAGAATTATCTGGTTCCTGATGACAGCTCGTCCTGATTTGATGCCTATCGATTTAAAACGACAGGGAAGAGCAGAAGAGCATTTGGCATTATTTCCGCCCTATACCAACGAGGAGCGTGTCGAACTTTTCACTGCCATGAAGAAGAAGACAGGATTGAAAATGACCGAAGAATACATTCCGGCGCTTATTGAAGAAGGTTTTAAAACATTCTCCGGCGCTGATATGGAAGCTGCCCTTACCAGGGCGAAATTCCGTGCGGCAGCAGAAGGCAGGAAAAAGGTGACTCCCGGAATTCTTGATGAAGCGCTAGCTGATTTCATTCCTCCTACCTATCCTGAAGAAGTAGAGCTGCAAACTTTGAACGCGGTTATCGAATGTACCTCTAAAGAACTCCTTCCTGAGCGGTACAGGGAAATGGATCGAAACGAGATCCTGATTAAGATTGAGGAGCTTAAGTTTAGGGTAGGTTAG
- a CDS encoding phytanoyl-CoA dioxygenase family protein yields the protein MGLPKLNTFTESELQFYKTKGYLLPSRNLFSDTKQALLTEIFEEHLKNKGKKLSDELDTPHFRDPRLLDLLLSPEVLDVVEDIIGPNIGLFSSHFISKEPGKGRRTPWHEDSAYWEGKFDELDKIVTIWLAIDDSTIENGCMGVVPGTHYNGFSEYEEVEDKENNTFTTEIKKGTFDESEVVWFELNKGQYSLHDARIIHGANANTSDKRRCGYTMRYFSLDMKFNPESAPGHKLYHARGENLASNPLVYRN from the coding sequence ATGGGCTTACCCAAGTTAAACACTTTCACTGAATCTGAGCTTCAATTCTATAAAACAAAGGGCTACCTGCTACCCAGTCGAAATTTGTTTTCGGATACCAAACAAGCTCTTCTTACAGAGATATTTGAAGAACATCTGAAGAACAAAGGGAAAAAGCTTTCCGATGAATTGGATACCCCTCATTTCCGTGATCCTAGATTATTGGATCTCTTGTTATCACCTGAAGTATTAGATGTGGTGGAAGATATTATAGGACCGAACATTGGACTTTTTAGTAGTCATTTCATTTCAAAAGAACCTGGGAAAGGTCGCCGAACTCCATGGCATGAAGACAGCGCTTATTGGGAAGGTAAGTTTGATGAGCTCGATAAGATCGTCACTATTTGGCTGGCTATTGACGATTCTACTATTGAAAACGGATGTATGGGAGTAGTTCCCGGTACTCATTACAATGGGTTTTCTGAATATGAAGAAGTGGAGGATAAAGAGAACAATACCTTTACTACTGAAATCAAAAAAGGGACTTTTGATGAATCTGAGGTAGTATGGTTTGAGCTAAATAAGGGTCAATATTCCTTGCACGATGCCCGGATAATACATGGAGCTAATGCCAATACTTCTGACAAACGTCGGTGTGGTTACACCATGCGTTACTTTTCTCTGGATATGAAATTCAATCCAGAATCTGCTCCTGGCCATAAGCTCTATCACGCCCGTGGAGAGAACCTGGCTAGCAATCCATTGGTCTATCGAAATTAA
- a CDS encoding DoxX family protein, translating into MSSKTFKIIYWASTGLLTFLMLFSVANYFFNHEAIVNAFETLGYPVYLIYPLAIAKLLGLVAILTRKSSILKEWAYAGFFFDFILAFFAHIMVNDGDFAGALVAMIILFTSYFSEKKAFQS; encoded by the coding sequence ATGAGTTCAAAAACCTTTAAGATCATTTATTGGGCTTCTACTGGCCTTCTCACTTTCCTTATGCTTTTCTCAGTTGCAAACTATTTCTTCAATCATGAAGCAATTGTCAATGCTTTTGAAACTCTTGGTTACCCTGTTTACCTGATATACCCGCTAGCCATTGCCAAGCTATTAGGTTTGGTTGCGATTTTAACACGTAAATCTTCAATATTAAAAGAATGGGCCTACGCAGGATTTTTCTTCGATTTTATCCTGGCCTTTTTTGCTCATATAATGGTTAATGATGGTGACTTCGCTGGGGCACTAGTTGCTATGATCATTCTTTTTACTTCTTACTTTTCAGAGAAAAAGGCTTTTCAGAGTTAA
- a CDS encoding AraC family transcriptional regulator has protein sequence MLFNAIFLLGAIHGLVLALLLASKKVNQLSNRIMGALMLVFSIDLAMASYLGFGAYQDFPHAIGLDYPITLLYGPLLYLYSKTLINAQTRMTPKDWSHLSAFGLLLIFSIPFYLLTGQEKIDSISAEGGLMYGSAFITHIKLGYNLIYIAFILRLVRDYKNQLKNNFSSLDKRNLDWLQWFIFGIVVLALMATVLHYMSSVYGENVMYTNINLLGITIYVYSIGYMGLRQPEFFADFSTLSHSESVTDSKPAPSYSRSGLDEQSGKELMARLTEMMEDEKPYMNNELSLKDLSETAGISTHNLTEIINSYAGKNFYDFINSYRVEEVKKRIMEPGSDNLTMLALGLEAGFNSKSSFNSVFKKHTGMTPSEYKRSLN, from the coding sequence ATGCTCTTTAACGCCATTTTTTTACTAGGGGCCATTCATGGGCTGGTATTGGCCTTATTACTGGCAAGTAAAAAAGTAAATCAGTTATCAAACCGTATTATGGGAGCGCTGATGCTGGTTTTTTCCATTGATTTAGCTATGGCCAGCTATCTGGGTTTTGGAGCTTATCAAGATTTTCCACACGCCATCGGCCTGGATTATCCCATTACCTTACTTTATGGTCCGCTTCTATATCTGTATTCCAAAACGCTGATAAATGCCCAAACCAGAATGACCCCGAAGGACTGGTCGCACTTATCTGCTTTTGGGCTGTTACTTATATTCAGTATCCCTTTTTATCTATTGACCGGACAAGAGAAAATAGACTCAATAAGTGCTGAAGGAGGGTTAATGTACGGATCTGCTTTTATCACGCATATCAAACTCGGATATAATCTAATCTACATCGCGTTCATTCTGAGACTGGTGCGCGATTATAAGAACCAATTGAAAAATAACTTTTCTTCACTGGATAAAAGGAATCTCGATTGGTTGCAATGGTTCATATTTGGAATAGTTGTGCTCGCACTTATGGCTACTGTGCTGCATTATATGAGTTCGGTATATGGCGAAAATGTGATGTATACGAACATCAATTTGCTTGGGATAACTATCTATGTGTACAGCATTGGATATATGGGGTTAAGACAACCCGAATTTTTTGCGGATTTTTCTACCCTTTCTCATAGTGAATCTGTTACGGATTCTAAGCCCGCTCCAAGCTATTCCAGATCGGGCTTGGATGAGCAGTCCGGGAAGGAATTGATGGCCAGGCTCACTGAGATGATGGAAGATGAAAAGCCGTATATGAATAACGAGTTAAGCCTGAAAGACCTATCTGAAACGGCAGGTATCTCCACTCACAATCTTACTGAAATTATAAATAGCTATGCAGGTAAGAATTTTTATGACTTCATAAATTCATACAGAGTAGAAGAAGTAAAGAAGAGAATTATGGAACCAGGTTCGGATAACCTGACGATGCTAGCGCTAGGCCTGGAAGCAGGATTTAACTCCAAATCTTCCTTCAATTCAGTTTTTAAGAAGCATACCGGGATGACTCCATCAGAGTACAAGCGGTCTTTAAATTAA